In one window of Macrobrachium rosenbergii isolate ZJJX-2024 chromosome 27, ASM4041242v1, whole genome shotgun sequence DNA:
- the LOC136853296 gene encoding ionotropic receptor 21a-like: MTGAFQSIFAGRGKVALVDVNERSLTLLLVTVVTKMLRECELIIVVDEVFQDSSVLQALSQLRNFKQIVSIYDVEALENAIWTSASCQGSLFLMTEIASFETFGENPRLAWNYSGKVIFAGLTKEQLEKLLLTRKVRKTEHILGVVKSDKVGQYKVYRNELYWKRGSLALVALWRGSDFAGSPDFFPDKISNIRQAPLNVIVFEFPPSIIYRRSANGTLIYRYGWEIAVVEALAKVVNFTIVYVEPTPGEMWGVKLPNGSWDGLVGLLAKDEGDLGVANIFISAISGRLEYQEYSIQFATEETCYLARMEPPLPRWQSLALPFKLNSWIAIIVGLILSGPLLYLLAAGSARCGYENKHLLSPIYSFMYSFGMHFRYPTMFLPIRPTTQIFVVFLWIYTFILNTAYSSNLTAFLTISRQPESMETFKELYERHYKVFSLGKFFQSSMASSLNKYLNALAERFYQIPLFEDIKPKVLSGEGVMIQSRSYLEYVSVQLTTPKGRPMVRTMKECFAPFGVGLAFQSNSPLKAKFDRVISWMVESGLVGRWFLDSISLSLEVTVWKEKRESTDSIAEHAHEQHVIPLGIDHLQGIFLVLVVGCLIGILCFTVEMCLKKSDRN, encoded by the exons ATGACAGGTGCATTTCAGAGCATTTTTGCAGGTCGGGGCAAAGTCGCGCTTGTGGATGTGAATGAGAGGTCTTTGACTCTTCTGCTGGTCACTGTCGTTACGAAGATGCTTCGAGAATGTGAGCTGATCATCGTAGTGGATGAGGTTTTTCAAGATTCGAGCGTGCTCCAGGCTCTGTCTCAGCTTCGAAATTTCAAGCAG ATAGTGTCGATTTACGACGTGGAAGCTCTGGAAAACGCCATTTGGACGTCCGCTAGTTGCCAAGGAAGCCTCTTCCTGATGACAGAAATCGCATCATTTGAGACATTCGGAGAAAACCCCCGACTTGCCTGGAACTATAGTGGCAA AGTGATTTTTGCTGGACTAACTAAAGAGCAACTGGAAAAGCTTCTGCTGACCAGGAAAGTTAGGAAAACCGAGCATATATTGGGTGTAGTGAAG AGCGACAAAGTAGGCCAGTACAAAGTGTACAGAAACGAGCTCTACTGGAAGAGAGGAAGCCTGGCTCTTGTGGCCTTATGGCGTGGAAGCGATTTCGCGGGATCTCCGGACTTTTTCCCCGACAAAATTTCCAACATCCGCCAAGCACCTCTGAAC GTAATAGTGTTTGAATTCCCCCCATCGATCATATATCGCCGAAGTGCCAATGGCACTCTGATCTACCGTTATGGCTGGGAAATTGCTGTCGTCGAGGCTCTGGCAAAAGTGGTGAACTTCACCATTGTTTACGTGGAACCAACCCCTG GCGAAATGTGGGGCGTGAAGCTTCCCAACGGATCCTGGGATGGCTTGGTGGGTCTTCTGGCTAAGGATGAAGGAGATTTGGGAGTTGCTAATATATTCATCTCTGCAATATCAGGTCGCTTAGAGTACCAGGAATACAGCATACAGTTTGCTACGGAG GAAACCTGTTACCTGGCCCGCATGGAACCCCCCCTACCCCGCTGGCAGTCTTTAGCTCTTCCTTTCAAACTGAACTCCTGGATAGCCATCATCGTTGGCTTGATCTTATCTGGTCCTCTGCTCTACTTGCTGGCCGCTGGCAGCGCCCGTTG CGGATATGAGAACAAACACCTTCTGTCACCAATATATTCCTTTATGTATTCCTTCGGAATGCACTTCCGTTATCCCACCATGTTTCTGCCAATTCGACCAACGACGCAAATATTCGTGGTATTCCTGTGGATCTATACCTTCATCCTGAACACAGCCTACAGCTCCAACCTCACAGCTTTCCTCACCATCAGCAGGCAGCCAGAAAGCATGGAGACATTCAAGGAGCTTTACGAAAGGCACTACAAGGTTTTCAGCTTGGGCAAATTCTTCCAGAGCTCCATGGCCAGTTCGTTGAACAAGTATCTGAac GCACTAGCCGAACGTTTCTATCAGATCCCATTGTTCGAGGACATCAAGCCAAAGGTGTTGAGTGGCGAGGGCGTGATGATCCAGAGTCGCAGTTACCTCGAGTATGTGAGTGTCCAGTTAACGACGCCAAAGGGAAGACCCATGGTTAGGACCATGAAA GAATGCTTTGCACCCTTCGGCGTCGGTCTAGCATTCCAGAGCAATTCCCCGCTGAAAGCAAAGTTTGATCGTGTCATCTCTTGGATGGTTGAAAGCGGCTTGGTTGGAAGGTGGTTCTTggactcaatctctctctctctagaagtga CAGTGTGGAAGGAGAAAAGGGAGAGCACAGACAGCATAGCAGAGCATGCGCACGAACAGCACGTCATCCCCTTAGGCATAGACCACCTGCAAGGCATCTTCCTGGTACTAGTCGTTGGATGTCTGATCGGTATTCTTTGCTTCACCGTAGAGATGTGCCTCAAAAAATCCGATCGAAATTGA